The genomic region cattttaatgtaggtatctatttacgaaaacatctaaaacatcattatcattatattccagattccatgtcaaaagaaattccaagtagttcaacacataaaaacttcacttcaccaaactaagctatcaaaaaatgataataaacctcgccagcagattctacagaacagtttgcagattcagaatacgtcagttgggcaagaaacctttgcaaaggatttatgccattttttttgaactgcaatatccctctgcacaagttagaacataaatcgtgtcaaaactttttaaaaacttattgcaagattaaagataaaccagctcaaataccaagttcttcaactcttcggaaaaaatatgtcagtgcatgttacaaagatgtgatgacgagtattaaaaatcagttaaaagccgattatctttggatttccgtcgacgaaacaacggatacaaagggtcgacaaattgcgaatctaattgttggagttcttaacgactctggcgattttaaaaactcatacttaattagtgtaaaatgtttggaaaaaacaaactatgctacaatagctagatttgttaacgaatccctaacaaatttttttttacctgatcaagtaccatttgaaaaaatattattaatgcttagtgatgccgcctcatatatgatgaaagctgcatccaatcttaaaatctttttccctaatttaattcactgtacatgtttggcgcacggcctaaacagagttgcagagaaagttagaattgaatttcccaatgtaaacaccttaataaataatgtaaaaaaagtatttctgaaagcaccactacgtgtacaggtatatagggagatgcttcccgatattcctttaccaccagaaccagtattaaccagatggggaacttggcttaaaagtgctatatttttatctgaacactacgacgacatcaaaagcgttatttcaagttttgatccgacttgtaccgctattgataactgtcaaaatatttttaaagaaaagtctattaaaaatcaattgttgtatataaaatcgaatttcgatatcattgaaagttcaattacaaaattagaggctcaaaatttatgtcttcacaatagtatgtctattgttgattcggttaaacagaaaataacaaatctgaatggggaaattggagtaaaaattaaagataaacttgatgacgttttaaacaaaaatgagggtttcactttattgcgttcaataaataatataatcaattttggaaacttcgatgaaaatattaatatggatccgtctctaatagcaaagtttaaatatgccccaattacatcttgtgacgttgagagatctttttctgcctataaacaaatattaacagatagaagacataatattagtttagaaaatatgaatcaatatatgattatttattgtaacaataaaaatatgtaaatttgttttattgtactctttttataatattagtttagaaaatatgaatcaatattgtaacaataaaaatatgtacatttattttattgtactcttatttatcttgtggtcaaaataaaatattttgccgttttatttgtcacaaaacctgaagttaaaaaaatatattaagaaataataatacaatttggtttaaattcaaacctatttatttatttttattattttttatttatttatgtatttaacgtaaaccataaaattattcatataaaaataagtgcatatataaatgcatatttgcatgttaattgtgcatattcagcttgttttaaaatgcatattgcatgcatattttagacattttttagtgcatattttccagtctctaataataagacaaataatacacattttatcttataccgggtggtgaatcgtaaaacgggccataggaaactcaatgtaaaattctaaattgttgaattcctgcttccctaattattttacatcaaaagtcatgagagaatacttgtagagaattaaaatctgtatcaaaatcaaaagttaaaattgttctacgatttaaatgcattccaaaattttgaaaaatatgatacatttgccacaataggtatgcgtgtaaaagttaggccacacgttactatttaactgacagtgcccacaccattgactgaataaaaaatctttattattaatactttctccgcaactgatgGCATCTTATCatctgtattgtttttaaacaataaattataaaataaaaatattgatagttcaaaaatgtgaacattattgcattgtgggCGGCCTAATTTTGAGCtgaaaaactgaaatgtattacatttttacaaaattttggaataggtatgtttaattcgtagaccaactttaatagttattttcaatacatatttcaatcctctacaaatagtttctaatgtcttttgatgtaaaataattagggaagctggaattcaacagtttagaattttacattgagttaatgcaaaattttgacgcatgtcaaatttctcaatgtgttttaattgtattcatttttttcgaatcctgagaaaactaataaatatttttgaaaaatttaaactcagaatgaaagactacattattaccgagggccgaaagtccctgaaaacttctataatgtttattttaataagttacagggctgaaaataaaagagaagtgtgatatttatttaaaatatttaattcaatagaaactgcttgtttattctaaggggctttccgccctcggtaataatgtaatctttcatcctgcgtttaaacttttctaaaatacttagttttctcaggattcgaaaaaaatcatattacgattcaaatgacagtacactctcgtgacgtaatcgcacccttaatgttcattggttagtcgatctaggcaaccgtagtaatgtctaagaaccgtggatTCGAATGGAATAATATGTACTAATACGATGTTGCCACTTTTACATTGTCGGTTTGTAAACCAACAATTTTCTAGTACGGTGCAACTcgtttgaaaaataatcattgattATTGATTTAAATCGTCGAACTGACGGTTAGCAAGTAAGTTGTTTTACAGTCTGTTGGTGCAACTGGTCattgaatgttaaaaattaaagaaataacgcagaaaatacaaaaaaaaagccaatataacttaattaacctatgaaatgccaaagTGTCAAAATTTAGTaatagtggagtaaacttgcctgcggatCGACCAATtaaaaacaagcattacggcaCCGTAAATGTGAATTACTCCTCCTTGTTTCAAATCAAACCATATAAATTCACAATttatgtaatcgatttatctcttgAATATAAAtagacgtaccagttttcgtttctgtattttctTAATTGAAGAGTTCtaaaggtatttaaaaaaactaattaaaagacgcCATCTTAGCTCTAGGTACCTTAGGAAGCATGGTCGgactatagtccgtcccaccttgactttacattatagggaacataggcaatgcagtcctttgAGAGTTTTTAGCGAgatgatgccgattttatcaaaaagaatttgtaatcgaacattagagagattaaattaaaactgttttagaaaggcaatctacaattatttaaggattcatatgcgtaataactatagtatagtaaataaacttaaacgcatacgaattataaaattgtagattgtctttctaaaacagttttaatttaatctctctaatgttcgattacaaactCTTTGTGATAAAATcagcatcaccgcgctaaaaactctcattaGGACTGCATTGCCCATGTTCCCTATAcagtaaagtcaaggtgggaagGACTATAGATGATTTGGGTTAAACCGTAGTATTTTGAGGCCAGGAAACtacaattaaaatatttccaattattaattaaacaccctgtatattatattatattatattctatattacacttatttttaccttgctaaaaaaattgaagaaaatgaaataaaataaataggtctggatcccgcgtatgaaaaaaagtggattaatagcaagctgaaaatttgttaatagcttaagggtgtctagtcggacaaactttgatgtatgggaagactggaataggggaagttttaattgtggaacaggttaaaaatttggaacggtcagaccacgaaaacgtctcatgtattttgtccgacagaacttccaattgatttgttaccctttcattaaactctcattcaaaaatcagcctgctatttatcaccaaatgggaattataatgagtggaacacgtagaatatgtcaaatgacaggaattatgacaggtgataaatagcagtctgatttttgcatgagagtttaataaagggaaaaaaatcaattggaagttctgtcggacaaaatacatgtgacgttttcgtggtctgaccgttccaaatttttaatctgttccacaattaaaacttccctgttccagtgttcccatataccaaagtttgttcgactagacacccttaagctattaacaaattttcagcttgctattaatcaacttttttttcatatgcgggatccagacctaaaataaAAGTTGAAGGAATAAAAggaaaacaaataaataaacgACATGGTCATAAAATATACAGTATATTGATGAAGGTATATAAAAATTagaaatgcaattatgcattacATTCACATATTATATTATCTAGAGTGAGTTTTCAGTATGAAAAATGAAACGCCTCAGTTATCTAGGAAACGGcatgcacgatttttatagattttggtgtaTAAAAATCTTATCATTCGGCCGATATTATAACATTTTatcatatattataaatataaagtTTGTTATTGAATAAAGTTGAAAAcaactaggtctggatcccgcgtatgaaaaaaaagttgattaatagcaagctcaaaatttgttaatagcttaagggtgtctagtcggacaaactttgatgtatgggaacactggaacagggaaagttttaattgtggaacaggttaaaaatttggaacgtcagaccaccaAAACGtgccatgtattttgtcggacagaacttccaattgatttgttaccctttcattaaactctcatgcaaaaatcagactgctatttgtcacctgtcacaattcctgtcatttgacatgttctacgtgttccactcattaaaatgaccaattggtgataaatagcagtctgatttttgcaggacagtttaatgAAGGAGtcacaaattaattggaagttctgtccgacaaaatacatgggatatttcgtagtctgacgttccaaatttttaagctgttccacaattaaaacttcccctgttccagtgttcccatacatcaaagtttgtccgactagacacccttaagctattaaaaagttttcagcttgctattaattaacttttttttcatacgcgggatccagacctaaacctgctagttttcacaatcataaacttgtcagaatgacacgttccacaattaaaatttcccctgttcccgTGTTTCCATACATCGAAGTTTGTCCGACTCGACCCCGTTAAAATATGaacaaatgttcagcttgctattttATTTGATACGCGGGACCCAGGATTATTGGTCCAATTATACttttaattaactaatgtttgacACTTTCAAGAAGGGACTCAATGATAACAACAGTAAGGGACTTATCAAAAAATTGAAAAGGCTAagaaacaagtaggtacaatgtTCAACACTCTGAAATCTCTCCTGTCCAAAACATAACGCAACAATAAACAAGAAAGATCCAAAAACTGCCTCTCTAAATACCCTGTGTAGGGTATTTAACATAGAAGAAATTAAAAGACCACTAAGTATCAGGGTAAATGAGCATGAAACATACATAAAGAAATTCCAGATATGCAAACATGGCTGGGACACGCTGGGACAACGAGCCTAGAGTACAATGAAAATATGCATCAATAATAATGAAATAAACAgacatgaaaaaaaaaacaaaaagaagcaGCCTTCATCCTACTGCGAACAACAATGTGTAACAAACCCATTTGCAGAATGCAACAGGCTTTGGTTGACATTATTGAAAAAAGAAGTCAACAACAAGAACATACCAAAAATATCGGAGTAAAGGAAgttgaagaacaaaaaataatgaacaaTCTCATACACAATAGATATGCAATACACAATACACGAACACACGGTAtgttcaaaaaattaaaaaatattttcacaatCAAAATCTATGATAccaattttacaaacaaaattacataagaaaacagtcagaatttgatatcccTGGGGTAAAATCATCACAGTTAAACAATTATTTTCAACCGCACACTTGCTGTGGCCTATGAGATCTAGGTCAAGTCAATTTAAAAGAAATACATATAACCTTATAAATATAGGTTATATAATCTTCCCAGAATTTGTAGAACAATCTTTTTTGTGGatgatttccgaagtggaaattgaaccgtcaaacattagttaattaaaaatatcattttcattacaccaataattgtggctcaaCCCCATTTAACAATAATACTTAAATTATGCCACAAGAAAACGGAATCTTGGAAAATCTGAATCTTGTTAAAATAAACGAAATTGGAAAGTGGAAAGCTCTTTATGGCTATTTTCGTTAATGGAAATGTGCAGGTTTATAGAGCAGATATAAGCTACTGTAGAAAAATGTAAACATTTGTAGTAATGGACTAGGAGCCGGTATatgtgaaatttgctaatcattttaggcataataagagcctataacttaaatagtggaaccaaaaagaaaatgtatgaaaactgtgccgtcactttttagtgggacatgcgtcgacagtggcacATCAAACTTTCCagttatggacgggataaataaattataacctaccctccctcactcccagaattcaatttttttcatttttccaagTTCTATGTGactaaaaaataagactcagcatAACTTTAACTCACCACCCCTTCCCccattatcaaaaacttaatttttagtttttatatttcttaagtgggatgcaatcaattttaaaattttaaaaaattcacagGTATAGTTGAGGCTTTTAAAAACTATGTCCATTTTTTATAGATCTGTAAGTTGAGTggacataacctcaaaattttttttgagaacattttggaactactaatgaaataaaaaattttagtagttccaaaatgacacaaaatctaggcatcggataaaaaagtttatttgaagaaagtgtatttttttgtcctttttaatggcggtacaggctcgtttttttaatattgtatttaattacagagtaatttccacatattaatatatttttcaaattgggctctgaaccgccattctttattatattacgaatacgtgtgccaaatatctcgaaaaaatattcaaaattacagccgcaatcttggaacgcgtttttgctacccgttgatcgctactgtttcctgcTAAATGCTAAGACCGATAATACAGGGAAAATTAAGAAGTCAGGAATATAGGAAGAATGATAATGTCATTGTTGAAATATTTAAGGTACTGTATTaaaaatgcagttctatagaacttttCGGAGCAGCGGTAGATacagtaaagatagtgatgataatatccaacctccgattgggagacgaCACTTAaaggttatatttttatttctcacTATAATATTCGTAATGAAATAACGTTAATTATTCGTAAACTGAAGGAAAGATTTctttcttttatttatcaaaattacATCATTATAAATATTTGTTCACTTACAGTTTTATTCGTTTCAACTAACCCCAGTTTTACACTTTAATTTACACTATAAGTTCTTGCAATATTGGAAGATTACTATTTTTATATACAGTTGTCAAATTATTTCGTTTGGCTGGTGATGTATGCACAGTTCTCGTATGCCAAACTAATATCTCCGAACAACATGAAGCTAGAATCTGAGCCTCCTTGGCTTCAAACGGTGCAAGGCTCCTCAAGAATCCATCTTCTTCATATCCCGCCGTATAGGGCATGCTAGCATTAGGACGCGACAAAAGAAACTCGACCGAAACAGCGAAACCTGCCATATCCACCGGAAACTTCCTACCACCGATCCATCCATCATAGAAATCTATAAATTGGCAGTTTTCTACAATAGGACTACTTAATCCTAATTCTGTGACCAAACCGACAGGAAATAAGGACACTGTTTTGGTTTTTCTAATTTCGTGGAATAGCTTTACATCGTATGTATTATCGTCGTCGGCAAAATATAGCACTCCATTTTTAGCATATTTTCTTATCCATCCCAAACCTTTATTCCTATTCGAAACTCCTTTGGGCTTTGCGTAGGAACTGTTTCGATATTTTTCGGGCATGGGTGCCAGTAAATATCTATAGTTTAAtcctatttttctttttaaaacagCTTCAACACGATCATTCTTTTCATACCCGTCTTCTACCACTAACCACGTCAATTTGGGAATCAGCAACAAAGTTTGTGATAAACGCACTAGTTCTGGTATTTGCTCAGGTTTCTTAAACGTCGGTGTAATTACATATAATTCTGGTAAATCAGTTTCCTCTTTGGTGTAGTAATTTACTGTTTCAATTTTAACATTGTGTGTTATCATATAAATCTGAGTTATCATTACCACTACGCACAAACTGagtaaaattacaatttttcttgATTTCTTCATATCTCGGTCAGCAAACTTCTTTTGTTGCACAATTTCTTCTTGAGGTAGAGATAACAGTTTTCGTGTTTCAAAGTCATTTGGAACGGATTCCAGTAATACCATTACAGAATAACCGACGAAGAAGAAAGAACGTATTGGTTTTTGAAATGAAAGCACACTGTTATAAATATACTCGTATTAGTAAACTAAATGGGCATTTTTTACTTCTAAGACATAATGTTGTTAGGATTTAACTGGAACTATTTTCTAATgtttacaaatcaatattaacCTGCAAAGAATTCTGGATAAAAAGGATTGATTAGATTACACTTCCGGATTTTGATTATCGATTTTTTATCACATCAAAGCAGTGGTGTAATAAACAATGTCTTGAATTAAGCAGCCGAAAAAGcaaaattgataatttttaaaGATATGTACGTTacaaaattatattaataaaatactGAGAAAGTGTTACCTGAAAAAATCTAATATGTAATAccataatagtctcccgttttataccgctaacacGGCTTTGGAATTACAGCTGGACAGTCTGCtctatctagggcctacggtatacaaggaaggtaagagggccagtgctacgcttcaaccgcctattattacccccgACTTGATCCAAGGTATTCATTTTATTCAGTCTCAGTCggcctggggcctatagacatttttaaaaatatctagctGTTCTCGCCGGCGCGAGAACCCCGGCCTACCTGCATGGAAGTCAGACATGGAAGTCAGACATTCTACCGCCTGAGTTACTCCGGCCCATTAACAATAACAATGTTCAAATAATCTAATATTACCTACTAAAAATATCAATCACTGCAacctcaaaataaaaatttaatttatacaTAATCCGAACCAAAT from Diabrotica virgifera virgifera chromosome 3, PGI_DIABVI_V3a harbors:
- the LOC114337977 gene encoding galactosylgalactosylxylosylprotein 3-beta-glucuronosyltransferase P-like — its product is MVLLESVPNDFETRKLLSLPQEEIVQQKKFADRDMKKSRKIVILLSLCVVVMITQIYMITHNVKIETVNYYTKEETDLPELYVITPTFKKPEQIPELVRLSQTLLLIPKLTWLVVEDGYEKNDRVEAVLKRKIGLNYRYLLAPMPEKYRNSSYAKPKGVSNRNKGLGWIRKYAKNGVLYFADDDNTYDVKLFHEIRKTKTVSLFPVGLVTELGLSSPIVENCQFIDFYDGWIGGRKFPVDMAGFAVSVEFLLSRPNASMPYTAGYEEDGFLRSLAPFEAKEAQILASCCSEILVWHTRTVHTSPAKRNNLTTVYKNSNLPILQELIV